From the Juglans microcarpa x Juglans regia isolate MS1-56 chromosome 3D, Jm3101_v1.0, whole genome shotgun sequence genome, the window CGGCATCCGCCTGCCTCCAAAGGCTGGGGTGCCACCCCGGTAACCACTCTTTTGTTGAGATATGGCCACTAATTGGTGGTTAGAACTCGGCCATGATGAAAGTCAGCTAGTTTTGGCCACCCTGATGGTGGCTAGAACATGGCCACCATTGGTAGTTGCAATGGCAGCCACAATTGGTGGttgtcctttctttctttctgattttttgaaatttttaaaatttttaataataaattttttttaattattgaaattagatttagtttaaaacatttgatttaactttttaaaagattatatatcatgcatgaCATTTTATAATTGGGTCACGTACTTTCCGTTAATGTTGATGGGCATAAAAACTTAAGAAGGAAAGTTATGtaaaatgtgttgtgaaatgtattgtatatattattattcttttaaaataactgTAATCATAAGAtgttagttctttttttttttttttttttacataaaatgttaGTTTTGAACaataagagttttgctactcatcatctcatacatcacacaccatactttttttttaaaataattttggttgTATTtatcttaaactaattgaattattctactcatcatctatatattatagatttggtaagagaaaaaaaaaataaaaaaaattgtgatatgtgggatgatgaatagaattttcaaaagaaaaagaaaaaaaaaatgctatgtCCAAATTTCCCTAAAATAAGCATCAGaagaattattctttaaaaaatagacTTGCGCGACGCTTCTAATAAGGGAGATCAGAcagcggaggagaggagaggagaggaaaatgGGTTACGTACTGAGAGTGAGATTGGCCTCGTTCTTCACGGGGGCTGCAGCGTCGTCGTTTCTGGGGCTCTACATTCTTCACAGAGATTACAAGGTTGCCCAGGAGGCCATTTCCGAACAGGTACCTTACCACCACAGAATCAACATCATTTTAGATCTTTGAGCTTTTTAACTATATGAAGAATTATTCGATTCCTAGTTTGATTTTGAATGTGTTTTTCGAAAAATTTATGCTTATTTGGCAGTTTTCGTAAAGCCCATATCGTCGagatggaatttgaaaaatacgATAGACTAGAAagtaatttatttgatttttaatgaaTTGGTTAGATAATTAACTAGTGTGTCGATTCatggtatttttatttatttatttatatctttAATCAAGCTAGATGGGCTAGATCGGTGGGGTCGTGGAGGAGAATGATTgttgagattttgaaataaaCATCATGAATTACTTGAAGACAGGCTTTTCTAGTTTATGCTAATTTTCCATGAAAATTGAATCATATGGGAGAAGTGTGTATGCCTCATTCGTTTAATTTGGTTGGAGTCATGACTTGGTAAATGTTTGCTTGCCCTTGTTCAAACAAAGGCCATAGTGTGGAGTCCGATGGCGTGttaatgtttttccttttttaatttgaacCTCATATTTGTGAGAAATGAACCATGTCGTGAGTTGGTTTTGTTTAGGGGAGTTGGGGTTTAAATTAATTGGCTGAAGGCATTGGGTTTTGGACACTGGTTATGTTGGGGATGTGTTGTTATCTGTCGAATGGAAGACAAACACCATAGAAGGATTTGGAGTTTTGAACAGGCTGGGTATTAGGGAAATTAAAATGAAGACATGTTAATAATGACCCAAACCACATATGATAAACTGCCTTAAGGGTCTGAACTCTGTACTACACATCATACCAGAATCATCTTTGCACCATTGCCCTCCTTGAATCTAATAAAATGGGAACTCCTCCAAACCTgtcctaatatttttttaaaggtccACCCCATATGTTCTGTTAACTACTTAGCACCATATTTCACATCCACCATTGACCTTCAAAAACTCTCTCTGAAGCAAGTTGTCACAATCACTAGCCCAAAAGGGCTCAATCGAACAGTATTTGGTTTCAAACCTTGAACCCACCCTCAAGAATTGCAAAACTGGTGAACATGACTCAGAACATTTTACTAGGACTGGTTGAATCGTCTCTAAGTGATTAGAAAATaggaagaggaaaaagacaAGATATATAGGCAAGTTCAACATTGTACTCTTCAATCAAGGTAATCGTTTCTCCATCAGACAAATACAATCGCTTCCATACAGGGTTCCATGTCCTTTCCTTAGTgaattatcttaaaaaatctTGTTCAAtctgtttttgtttggttttagtTCAGATCTGATTTCTCATAAGACTTGTTTAGGACTGCATCATCTAATAGTTGCAAGCTTCAAGTTCTTTCTTCTGTTGTCCAGCAATGTTTTCAGTTTTTGCCTTCCCATCTTTGAACATTCCTCACACACACAATGTTGCTTGTTAATGTTTTACAAAATGcgaaagtaaataaaataagtacttTTGTTTACCTTTGGAGGTTCAACTGCTTAGTATTTATCTCATGGGTTTGTTTCTACTCTTAGATTGTGCTCCTATCTTATTCATAGGATGTTACAAATGCTCAAAGCTACTAATGGTAGATGAGtcagtctcgtttgttttcagaaatgagatgagatgagttgagattaaaactaaaatgttaaataaaatattgttagaatatatttgttaatattatttttattttgggatttgaaaaagttgaattgtttattttattttgtgtgggaatttgggaaagttgtaataatgagatgagaggtttttcaagttttcaaaattttgggttttagtcttgaaagcaaacGAGGCATATTGCCCCTTAGTGGCTGATGGATTAGTCAGATTTTGATCTCAATTTAAACGGCATTCTTTAGGTGATGGCCTTGATCATTTCATTTTGACTAGTATGAATTGGGCTCCTGTCAAACTGGCTCGGACCTGATTAGCTGGACtctaacttttttatttcatgtcatgttcaagtcatgttaaAGATTGCCAACCCTACTTCTGAAAACACAAAATGAGAGTTTGTTTATGAAGCAGCACTTCAATATCTTAACTTGCAAAATTATGTCAGTCTTTTGGAGGATATTTTAATGGAACCTTTTTTCCCAAGTACAAAGCACATGACAATCGATGAGGCATTTTGACGATTGGCCTACATATGAAATGCCTCTTGTGTTTTGCCTCTGGAAAACATGGATATGATTTCTAAttatgactctctctctctctccaggtTAAAGGCATTACCGAGTCACTGGACAGACGAATTTCAGCTTTGgaaaagttgaaagaaaatgaaacccCCGAACATGTGGGGCCAACAGAATAGCTGCCTTAAGACGCACTATGGCAATTTGTTGTTGTGGCTCCAAGCATGAAATTTCTTACTGCACCCTTTTTGTTTGAGGAATAATTACTACTTGCCcttgtagcattactcaatctGTTGATGAAAATAGTCCTCTGAATTTCACTGTTCAGAGCTTTTTAATAGTGTTTGTTGAAACTTCTATAATCCGTAGGTAATCTGCACAAAGTGATGGTCTTTGTGAGTTGCTTTGTTTTGGTTGAGAAGTTTAATGATAACGAAATTGCACGAAGCAATGGTATTTGTGCTACCGTGTTACTTGTTTCTGCTTCCAAATGGTGGATCATATAAACGAATCAATTCCTCTTTGGTCCGGATTGTCAAATGGGATGGAAGGCTGACTACACATGGATGTTTGCGGAgggagatgagataagaatgtTGTGAagagtagtaagatagtttgtaaataatagtgagataatttgagttaatgttttacgggattttgagaaaggagagagaaaaagttgaataaaaaatattataaaattaaaatattattagaatataacatttttaacattatttttattttgaaatttgaaaagattgaattgttttttgtttgaaattttgagaaagttggaatgattagtttgaaaaagttgtaataattagtttaaaagtgtttgcatttgaatgatgtttagaaatgagatgaaaactaCTTTCAAATATCCTCTTCTTCTTATTTGGGTCATATAGGAGACGAACTTAGATTTTTTCTAGACTATATTAAAATGTCTCGATAAAATGAGCTTGGCATTAGGTCATTGAATACAATGTATGAGCTTGGCCTATAGATAATGAATTtcgcaatttttttatttttaatttttttttatcaagttttaagattttccttttaaatgTCGCAAGTGACTaatgcctcatttgtttttacaaatgagataagatgatgagataaaagtaaaaaattgaataaaatattactagaatatatattttttaatattattattgttttagaatttgaaaaagttaaattttttattttattttgtgtggaaatttgaaaatgatatgagatgagatgagttgagataaaagttgaaaattaaataaaatattatcagcatatatttttttaatattattattattttggaattaaaaaaagttgaaatttttatattattttgtatgaaaatttaaaaaaattataatgattagatgaaataaaatgatataagatgTGTTGTAAAAACAAGCGAGGCTAATTGTTACATGGaacaaacaatataaatatatttaagattttaaatattGGGTCAGTTTCTCCTAAAAGCAAACTGGCGGACCTAATCAGTAATAAGAAATgtatggtttaaaaaaaaaaactttgcaaaACATTACTTTatatgacttgatatgatacaCCAAATAGTAAAtctatttatattgtaaaatagatctcaTGACTATatcaaacaacattagtttgtaagttttactttaaaattctttgtattctttaataatttttcctaaaaacaaTATGGGAAATGGATCGGGGCTTTGAATTGCATATACCAGGATGGTTTTAGGTAATAACCATTGGATACATACTACTACAGATTCTACAAGTAATAGATGGAACCTAAactttcccttcttcttcttcttcttcttctattttttttttttttcctgtacaAATTCATTGGTTGAACGAGATATGGTTTCAGCTGTTTTAAACCAATGCACAGTTTGTTGGTtacttttcttttgtctttttcatttttttttttttaattttaaaagtagAAGGAAAATCTGCATGAAAACAGATAAACGATTTTGTATTGAATTCTATAACCTTGAACTCCGTCTATTACTTAAACTGGTTGCATGCTTATCGTTCAACTTGATAAGGAATGCTACTACATCTCTCATGGAGGGTCTTGCATCCGCCACTTGTTCAGTGCATTCAAGCGCCAAGTCCAACAACTTCAATGCCTTTTGTTGTTCATCTCTATCCCAGTAACATATTTCCTCATCAAAGAAGCCAATGAACTCATCATTTTCCTGCAGCTTCTTCTTTGACCAGGAGACAATATCCAAGCCTTCTTCAAAGCAGGGGTCAACTGGCAATCTTCTGCAAAGGAGCTCCAGCAGAATGACTCCGTAACTATACACATCACATTTCTCTGTCAACCGGGTTGAATACGCATTCTCTGAAATGCAAATGAAAAGCACAGAATCAGAGAAGACAGCATGTATGCTTGTTATATAAATCTTTCAATGTCAGCTTCAAATATCAATGTTTCAATATCGACAAGAAAAACAAAGTAAAGTACTTATATCCGCCAATCATTTGATGCCATAATaggaaatgatgaaaagatgatgaatagttCTTATCTTATATTTGCGACTAACCTGGTGCGATGTAGCCTAATGTTCCTACAATGGCAGACCTTGTGGAGCTTGAATCAGAATCATTAACCAATTTCGCTATCCCGAAATCTCCTATCTTTGGTTCCAGTTGAGAGTCCAGTAGAATGTTGTCAGATTTGATATCTCGATGGATAACTTGCGGCACACAGTCATGGTGAAGGTAAGAAAGGCCTTGTGCAATGCCGAAAGCAATACGATATCTGGTGTCCCAGCCTAAAACCAACTGTGGTTCACTTCTATGCAGTGCATCAAAAAGGGTCCCTCCTGGCACGTACTCTGTGACAATGTAACCATATCCATCTTTCATGCAATACCCTGCCATCCTCACCACATTCCGATGCCTAATTAAGCTTAAAGTCTTtgtctcaattacaaaacttgtCTTGGACAAGTCCACCTTCTTGACTGCCCAATGCTTTCTGGAGTTTGCAGATTCTGTGCGGTAGACTGTCCCATCTTTGCCTCTCCCGATCACATACTTGTCATTTGGGTCTTCTGTGGCACGCATAATATCTTCAAATTGTAAGTCCTGAGGTAAATCTTCAGTTACTGAAGGA encodes:
- the LOC121256543 gene encoding leucine-rich repeat receptor-like protein kinase PEPR2 — protein: MKKSTVKKTRNVGKRGQVLSGVIVGVVISVSILCALIYILIARGFGKKSTPDQSLLHDCPSVTEDLPQDLQFEDIMRATEDPNDKYVIGRGKDGTVYRTESANSRKHWAVKKVDLSKTSFVIETKTLSLIRHRNVVRMAGYCMKDGYGYIVTEYVPGGTLFDALHRSEPQLVLGWDTRYRIAFGIAQGLSYLHHDCVPQVIHRDIKSDNILLDSQLEPKIGDFGIAKLVNDSDSSSTRSAIVGTLGYIAPENAYSTRLTEKCDVYSYGVILLELLCRRLPVDPCFEEGLDIVSWSKKKLQENDEFIGFFDEEICYWDRDEQQKALKLLDLALECTEQVADARPSMRDVVAFLIKLNDKHATSLSNRRSSRL